Proteins encoded together in one Phyllobacterium zundukense window:
- a CDS encoding ABC transporter substrate-binding protein: MFDIKESVSRRTLLKAGAALSGGIVAGGMPLSQAIWAAEGKVLRVRSNGDLGKLDPSFLTKSAEVDVMNCIYSKLTRYKPGSEWGWELEAAENIEQIDPTHIRFRLKKGIKFTGGYGEMTAKDVKFSFERVIKLNGSTKPDWGPFDHVELEDDHTGVIVLKTPYVPLWLVSLSYGAGQIVSEKAVMKATKDGGDFGMKPLAFSGPYVLADWKPNQYTLLTRNPEWSGPKPGFDEIRILPVSDLKAAERAYQAGDVDFTYISPDSLASFEGNPTAGTRVENRPSLGYTWIGMNMDHPKLKDLNVRKAVQWAINVPQILDAAYASQAQVATGTVAPGLVGHRAKALVPPEGDLAKAKEFLEKAGVSDLTLSIDCINDSQSLTIAQTVQAQLSQIGISVNVNARDPGTFWTLANEPDGDRWKDMQLILNGFSSLPDPYYALCWFVKDQVGIWNWERFRSERFDELGAKAVTIDDPDARAKLYYEMQDLMEDSGAYRFLTNGATPIVYRTTQIEATTRPDGTPLYINFKPVSA; encoded by the coding sequence ATGTTTGATATCAAAGAAAGCGTAAGCCGTCGCACCTTGCTCAAGGCTGGCGCCGCGCTAAGTGGGGGTATAGTCGCTGGCGGCATGCCGTTGTCGCAAGCTATCTGGGCAGCCGAAGGCAAGGTGCTAAGGGTGCGCTCCAATGGTGACCTCGGCAAACTAGATCCCTCCTTCCTAACGAAATCCGCAGAAGTGGACGTGATGAACTGCATTTATTCGAAGCTCACGCGCTACAAGCCGGGCTCCGAATGGGGCTGGGAGCTGGAGGCGGCAGAAAATATCGAACAGATCGATCCGACGCATATCCGCTTCCGCCTGAAGAAAGGCATCAAATTCACCGGCGGTTACGGCGAAATGACCGCCAAGGACGTCAAATTCTCATTCGAACGCGTGATCAAGCTTAACGGGTCAACCAAGCCCGACTGGGGTCCCTTCGACCATGTCGAGCTTGAGGACGACCATACTGGGGTGATCGTCCTAAAGACACCATATGTTCCACTTTGGCTCGTTTCGCTCTCCTATGGCGCAGGCCAAATCGTTTCCGAGAAAGCAGTAATGAAGGCAACCAAGGACGGGGGTGATTTCGGCATGAAGCCGCTGGCGTTCTCCGGACCCTATGTGCTCGCAGACTGGAAGCCGAATCAATATACACTCTTGACACGCAATCCGGAGTGGTCGGGTCCGAAGCCGGGCTTCGACGAAATTCGTATCCTGCCAGTTAGCGACCTCAAGGCCGCGGAACGTGCTTATCAGGCAGGCGATGTCGATTTCACGTATATCAGTCCGGATTCGCTTGCGAGCTTCGAGGGCAACCCGACCGCCGGCACAAGGGTCGAGAACAGACCCTCGCTCGGTTACACCTGGATAGGCATGAATATGGATCACCCGAAGCTCAAGGACCTCAACGTCCGCAAGGCGGTCCAATGGGCGATCAATGTTCCGCAGATCCTGGATGCTGCCTATGCGAGCCAAGCCCAGGTGGCGACAGGGACTGTTGCTCCCGGCCTTGTCGGGCACCGCGCGAAGGCGCTCGTTCCGCCGGAAGGCGATCTCGCAAAGGCAAAGGAATTTCTTGAAAAGGCCGGCGTGAGCGATTTGACCTTGAGCATCGATTGCATAAACGATAGCCAAAGTTTAACTATAGCCCAGACGGTGCAAGCACAGTTGTCTCAAATCGGCATTTCGGTCAACGTAAATGCTCGAGATCCAGGCACATTCTGGACGCTCGCCAATGAGCCGGACGGCGACCGCTGGAAGGATATGCAGCTTATCCTAAATGGTTTCTCGAGCCTGCCGGACCCGTACTACGCGTTGTGCTGGTTCGTCAAAGATCAAGTGGGTATCTGGAACTGGGAACGCTTCCGCAGCGAGCGTTTTGACGAGCTGGGCGCTAAGGCGGTTACGATCGACGACCCGGACGCGCGGGCGAAGCTGTACTACGAGATGCAGGATCTCATGGAAGACTCCGGCGCCTATCGGTTCCTGACCAATGGGGCGACGCCTATAGTGTACCGCACCACACAAATCGAAGCTACAACCCGCCCGGACGGCACCCCCCTCTATATCAATTTCAAGCCAGTTTCGGCGTGA
- a CDS encoding ABC transporter permease yields MWLYLCKRVVTAITIVVIAVTLVFLMIHAVPGDPATALLGPRATPEMKAQLHQQMGLDKPLIVQIATFFGGLVRGNLGFDVFSQRPVADIVFEQLPYTLELILSSILWAVAVAVPLGCYSAMRRNSMTDQVIGVLSVATIAIPSFVIAVYALLIFAVALRWLPAIGAGEGFYGRVVHLILPAFAVGVGWIGYISRLIRASMLEILSENHIRMARSFGIPEWRIVMRYALPLAILPTVTILGVGIAWLLSSAVFIEVILARPGIGALIVNAVTTRNYPIVMGVVLVTTVLTVVGTTISDLVAAALDPRTRENL; encoded by the coding sequence ATGTGGCTTTACCTTTGTAAAAGAGTTGTCACCGCGATCACAATTGTAGTGATCGCGGTGACGCTTGTGTTCCTGATGATCCATGCCGTGCCGGGTGACCCCGCCACGGCGCTACTCGGCCCACGCGCGACGCCGGAAATGAAGGCGCAACTCCATCAGCAGATGGGGTTGGACAAGCCGTTGATCGTGCAGATCGCTACCTTCTTCGGCGGGCTCGTCCGCGGCAATCTCGGTTTCGACGTGTTCAGCCAGAGGCCCGTGGCCGACATTGTCTTCGAGCAATTGCCCTATACGCTTGAGCTTATCCTGAGCTCAATCTTGTGGGCAGTCGCAGTTGCGGTGCCACTGGGCTGTTATTCAGCCATGAGACGCAATTCAATGACAGACCAAGTCATTGGTGTCTTATCGGTCGCCACAATCGCCATTCCTTCATTTGTGATAGCAGTCTACGCCCTGCTGATATTTGCTGTCGCGCTTCGCTGGCTGCCGGCGATCGGGGCCGGGGAGGGTTTTTATGGTAGAGTGGTTCACCTTATTCTACCGGCATTTGCCGTTGGAGTTGGCTGGATTGGCTATATCTCTCGACTGATTCGGGCATCCATGCTCGAGATTCTTAGTGAAAACCATATTCGTATGGCTCGCTCCTTTGGGATTCCGGAATGGCGCATCGTTATGCGTTACGCGCTGCCGCTGGCGATCCTGCCGACTGTGACCATTCTTGGCGTAGGCATAGCGTGGCTTCTCTCATCTGCCGTTTTCATCGAGGTGATTCTTGCAAGACCTGGAATCGGCGCTTTGATCGTGAATGCAGTCACTACGCGCAACTATCCGATAGTAATGGGGGTTGTCCTCGTCACTACCGTTCTTACCGTTGTCGGAACAACAATCTCGGATTTGGTCGCTGCAGCCCTCGATCCTCGAACTCGCGAGAACCTTTAG
- a CDS encoding ABC transporter permease, protein MSSVELIRDEGNEVPSPGASLTLLRQLRKNCLGVLGIALVVLVFASAILGPFIITHDPIRIMVGPRLADPSLEFLLGTDHMGRDTFSRVLMGGRVPLLVAFVSLGSSLAVGLVLGLIAGFGPRWLDNLLLVVFDTIRSFPGIIFALAVIGLLGPSLGSVIFVIAITSMPIYARVVRTQTEALRQSEYIAAERSMGAGTTRILTVHVLPNVIGPLLILVSMDVPAVIAVEAGLSFLGLGVRPPTPDWGAILNDGYNYINQTPWMVIAGGIPIVLATLGFTFLGEALRDIFDPKLRKDL, encoded by the coding sequence ATGTCGAGCGTTGAACTTATCCGTGACGAAGGGAACGAAGTGCCAAGCCCCGGCGCCTCTCTCACATTGCTTCGACAATTGCGCAAGAACTGTCTTGGCGTACTTGGGATCGCGCTGGTCGTTCTTGTGTTTGCGAGTGCAATCCTTGGTCCGTTCATTATTACCCATGATCCAATTCGGATCATGGTCGGGCCGCGTCTGGCAGATCCTTCGCTGGAGTTTCTGCTGGGCACGGATCACATGGGGCGCGACACATTCTCGCGCGTCCTCATGGGCGGCCGCGTCCCGCTTCTTGTCGCGTTCGTCTCCCTTGGCAGTTCACTGGCAGTCGGCCTCGTGCTTGGTCTCATCGCAGGGTTCGGGCCACGCTGGCTCGACAATTTGCTTCTGGTGGTCTTCGATACAATCCGCTCCTTTCCCGGCATCATCTTTGCACTGGCCGTAATTGGGTTACTTGGGCCCAGTCTGGGGAGCGTCATTTTTGTCATCGCAATAACGTCTATGCCTATTTACGCGCGTGTTGTGCGTACCCAGACAGAGGCACTTCGCCAGAGCGAGTACATCGCCGCGGAGCGCAGCATGGGGGCGGGGACGACCCGCATCCTCACCGTGCACGTGCTGCCCAATGTTATCGGCCCGCTCCTCATTCTGGTGAGCATGGACGTGCCGGCCGTTATTGCCGTAGAGGCCGGTCTTAGCTTTCTCGGCTTGGGTGTGCGTCCGCCGACGCCCGATTGGGGAGCGATCCTCAACGATGGCTATAACTACATCAATCAGACGCCATGGATGGTCATCGCTGGCGGTATTCCAATCGTTCTCGCAACGTTAGGCTTCACTTTTCTCGGCGAGGCGTTGCGCGACATTTTCGATCCCAAGCTGAGGAAAGATCTATGA
- a CDS encoding ABC transporter ATP-binding protein codes for MRRDDSVPHTSARPLLVIRDLNLDFGTPRGRIHALRNVSLEVPDAQVVGVVGESGSGKSTLAYTVMGLLSENADVTAGSILFEGRELFNMTAQMRRNLLGDRISMIFQDPMTALNPVRTIESQMIDVQHHEQKSRSEKRANAIKMLHRVGIPDPQSRIGGYPHHFSGGMRQRICIAMALLVKPALLIADEPTTALDATLEVQIIHLLKDLQKEMGCSILFVSHHLGAVAELCDRVVVMYAGEVVEQGPVREIFHNPAHPYTRALLECDPGRLKQRTRTLPTIPGEVPSLLGSHRGCIFSSRCPHSFDRCVHENPVEYSIGTGQVARCHLLDEERQVSA; via the coding sequence ATGAGACGCGACGATTCGGTACCTCACACGTCTGCCCGTCCGCTTCTTGTGATCCGTGACCTAAACCTCGATTTTGGTACTCCGCGCGGTCGTATCCATGCTTTGCGTAACGTTTCTCTCGAAGTCCCAGACGCACAAGTGGTCGGTGTTGTCGGCGAAAGCGGATCGGGTAAGTCAACGCTCGCCTATACGGTGATGGGCCTGCTTTCAGAAAATGCAGATGTGACGGCCGGCAGCATTTTGTTTGAAGGACGAGAGTTGTTTAATATGACTGCTCAGATGCGCCGGAATCTCCTCGGCGATCGCATTTCGATGATATTCCAGGACCCGATGACCGCACTCAATCCGGTGCGGACCATCGAAAGTCAGATGATCGATGTCCAGCACCACGAACAAAAAAGTCGGAGCGAAAAGCGCGCAAATGCCATCAAAATGCTTCACCGGGTCGGAATTCCCGACCCGCAAAGCCGCATCGGCGGTTATCCACATCACTTCTCAGGTGGCATGCGCCAGCGCATCTGCATCGCTATGGCGTTACTTGTGAAACCTGCGCTCCTCATAGCCGACGAGCCAACCACTGCGCTCGATGCAACGTTGGAGGTGCAAATCATCCATCTACTCAAAGATCTGCAAAAGGAGATGGGTTGCTCGATTCTGTTCGTCTCCCATCATCTCGGAGCTGTGGCTGAGTTGTGCGACCGGGTCGTCGTCATGTACGCGGGCGAGGTGGTCGAGCAGGGGCCTGTACGGGAGATCTTTCACAATCCCGCTCATCCGTACACGCGGGCGCTGCTCGAGTGCGATCCTGGGCGGCTCAAACAAAGAACGCGGACCTTGCCGACAATCCCTGGCGAGGTGCCCAGTCTCCTCGGTTCTCACAGGGGGTGCATCTTCAGCTCGCGCTGCCCTCACTCATTTGACCGGTGTGTGCACGAGAATCCGGTGGAGTACAGCATCGGCACAGGACAGGTCGCGCGATGCCATCTGCTCGATGAAGAACGACAGGTGTCGGCATGA
- a CDS encoding ABC transporter ATP-binding protein produces the protein MSALLRVQDLGVRFRTMGPLTALATGTEAPFLDAVCGVSFEIHKGETLALVGESGSGKSTIARTIIGLQRAVSGSINFDGQELTGLSSAERRPYLRRMAMMFQDPVGSLSPRLKVQSLLTEPFRIHGLKDRDAAAEATRLLRMVGLPADFARRYPHQLSGGQARRVGIARALALNPDLIIADEPTAGLDVSVQGEVLNLLARLQGEFGIAILIISHNLNVVRHMTDRMAIMYLGRFIEVGATDGIFDQPRHPYTEALLAANPEPDPDAVLNRIELKGEMPSLLRRPLGCEFHTRCRYAQDICSRVLPEPSACQENAEHSVKCHFPLGRKGASQLKQLALSVVAPTSINGSQ, from the coding sequence ATGAGTGCTCTTCTCCGCGTTCAGGACCTCGGCGTCCGCTTCCGGACTATGGGTCCGCTAACCGCGCTCGCCACCGGAACGGAAGCGCCCTTTCTCGATGCAGTATGCGGTGTGTCCTTTGAAATCCACAAGGGTGAGACACTGGCCCTTGTCGGCGAGAGCGGCTCAGGCAAATCCACCATCGCGCGTACGATCATCGGCCTGCAGCGGGCTGTAAGCGGCAGCATCAACTTCGATGGACAGGAACTCACGGGACTGAGTTCAGCCGAACGCAGGCCCTATTTGCGGCGCATGGCGATGATGTTTCAGGACCCTGTCGGTTCACTTTCACCCAGGCTGAAGGTGCAATCACTCCTGACCGAGCCTTTTCGCATCCATGGACTGAAGGATCGCGACGCCGCAGCTGAAGCAACGCGCCTGCTGCGCATGGTCGGCTTGCCCGCTGACTTCGCTCGCCGCTATCCCCATCAACTTTCCGGCGGTCAAGCGAGACGCGTTGGTATAGCGCGCGCCCTGGCGCTCAATCCTGACTTAATCATCGCCGACGAGCCGACGGCCGGTCTCGACGTCTCGGTACAAGGCGAGGTACTCAACCTTCTTGCGCGGCTTCAGGGTGAATTCGGCATCGCCATCCTTATTATCTCCCACAATCTCAATGTTGTGCGCCACATGACCGACCGCATGGCGATCATGTACCTCGGCCGCTTCATTGAAGTTGGCGCTACCGACGGTATCTTCGATCAGCCGCGTCACCCTTATACGGAGGCGCTGCTTGCGGCCAATCCGGAGCCTGACCCCGATGCAGTGCTCAACAGGATCGAACTCAAGGGTGAGATGCCGAGCTTGTTGAGACGTCCGTTAGGCTGTGAGTTCCACACGCGCTGCCGCTACGCGCAGGACATCTGCAGTCGCGTGCTCCCCGAGCCTTCAGCATGCCAAGAGAACGCGGAGCACAGCGTCAAATGTCATTTCCCGTTGGGAAGGAAGGGGGCGTCGCAACTGAAGCAGCTGGCACTTTCTGTCGTGGCACCAACGTCAATCAACGGTAGCCAATAG
- a CDS encoding CocE/NonD family hydrolase codes for MKIELGPRPITVVENVWIPLSDGTRLAAKVWLPEDADHNPVPVLMDYIPYRKRENTNGMYPYLASYGYACVRPDIRGSGDSEGRPQDEYAKQEQDDGVEIIAWLARQPWCTGKVGMFGISWGGNSALQVAARRPPELKAIITVCSSDDLYPEEPYTGGLLNDTVFFEWGVRWPAFCGRPPDPAIVGERWRDMWIERLNNLDYYPINWIAHQHRDAFWKHRSISEDHGAIQCAVYAVGGWNDIYYRAIPRMLANLKCPRKGLIGPWGHQHPNNGDPGPAIDWLTEALRWWDHWLKDIDTGIMTEPMYRVWMQQESTMRGIHQSPGCWVAEDSWPSPRIKPHQLYLTNHGLESDAGAESAHVLNPLQTVGITAPRRHWRDIDTEAPTDQRIDDARSLTFDSEPLEGNLEILGQPAVTIELAVDKPVAFLAVRLNEVEPDGLSKRITYGVLNLTHRDSDEFPEPLEPGKRYRIRMPLQDCAHVFKTGRRIRVAVSTTYWPAFWPSPEPVTLTVYAGRSELELPVRPPRAEDGNLKPFGPAFVPAPTSGRTVLQEAPAPTRVSEWDAATSKLTIRTAWDGGQYRIEAIGTEVGSITSEVVEILDQDPTSANVQTQYIETLKRGDWNVRVESSLRMSLTKDSFLLVGQLRALDHDAEIFTRTWNRTIPRMLV; via the coding sequence TTGAAAATTGAGTTGGGACCACGACCAATTACTGTAGTAGAGAACGTATGGATTCCACTTTCGGACGGGACGCGTCTGGCCGCTAAGGTTTGGCTACCCGAGGATGCCGATCACAATCCGGTGCCAGTACTGATGGACTACATCCCTTACCGCAAGCGTGAGAATACTAACGGGATGTACCCTTATTTGGCTTCCTATGGATATGCTTGTGTGCGGCCAGACATTCGTGGATCGGGAGATTCCGAAGGACGCCCCCAAGACGAGTATGCTAAACAGGAGCAGGACGACGGCGTCGAGATCATCGCTTGGCTCGCCAGGCAGCCCTGGTGTACCGGTAAGGTCGGTATGTTCGGGATCTCCTGGGGTGGCAATAGTGCACTGCAGGTGGCTGCCCGACGTCCACCTGAGCTCAAGGCGATCATAACGGTTTGCTCGTCTGACGACCTCTATCCCGAAGAGCCCTACACCGGCGGGTTACTCAACGATACTGTGTTCTTTGAGTGGGGGGTGCGTTGGCCCGCTTTTTGTGGACGTCCGCCCGATCCGGCAATCGTTGGGGAGCGCTGGCGCGACATGTGGATCGAGCGTCTCAATAACCTGGACTACTACCCCATAAACTGGATTGCCCACCAGCACCGCGACGCGTTTTGGAAGCATAGGTCGATCAGCGAAGACCACGGTGCCATTCAATGCGCCGTGTATGCCGTGGGTGGTTGGAACGATATTTATTACCGCGCGATACCGCGCATGCTCGCTAACCTCAAATGCCCGCGCAAAGGGCTGATCGGCCCGTGGGGGCACCAACATCCAAACAATGGCGACCCGGGGCCGGCGATAGACTGGCTCACCGAAGCGCTGCGTTGGTGGGATCACTGGCTTAAGGATATTGATACGGGCATCATGACCGAGCCGATGTACCGGGTGTGGATGCAGCAAGAGTCGACAATGCGCGGCATACACCAGAGTCCCGGCTGTTGGGTGGCCGAGGATAGCTGGCCGTCCCCGCGCATCAAGCCGCACCAACTCTATCTCACTAACCACGGACTGGAGAGCGATGCCGGCGCTGAATCGGCACATGTTCTCAACCCTTTGCAAACGGTGGGAATAACGGCGCCTCGTCGGCATTGGAGAGACATCGACACGGAGGCGCCCACCGATCAGCGAATTGACGACGCTCGCTCACTGACATTCGATTCCGAGCCGCTTGAGGGAAATCTCGAAATTCTCGGTCAGCCGGCAGTCACTATCGAACTAGCGGTCGATAAGCCGGTTGCGTTTCTGGCCGTTCGGCTCAACGAGGTCGAGCCGGACGGCCTATCGAAACGAATCACTTATGGTGTGCTGAATCTGACGCACCGGGATAGCGATGAGTTTCCTGAACCACTGGAGCCCGGCAAACGTTACCGCATTCGCATGCCGCTGCAGGATTGTGCCCATGTTTTCAAAACGGGCAGGCGCATCCGTGTTGCAGTATCAACCACGTATTGGCCGGCGTTTTGGCCGTCGCCAGAACCGGTGACGCTGACAGTTTATGCCGGTCGGTCCGAACTCGAACTGCCGGTACGACCGCCGCGCGCCGAGGACGGGAATTTGAAGCCCTTCGGCCCGGCATTTGTGCCGGCACCCACCTCCGGACGAACGGTGTTACAGGAAGCGCCAGCGCCAACCCGAGTCTCTGAATGGGATGCTGCAACGAGCAAACTTACCATCCGCACCGCCTGGGACGGCGGACAATACAGGATTGAAGCGATCGGCACAGAAGTGGGGTCGATAACAAGCGAGGTGGTTGAAATACTTGACCAGGATCCGACCAGCGCTAACGTCCAAACGCAGTATATTGAGACGCTGAAACGCGGCGACTGGAACGTCCGCGTCGAGAGTAGCCTGCGTATGAGCTTGACCAAGGACAGCTTTTTGCTTGTGGGTCAGCTTAGGGCGCTAGACCACGACGCCGAAATCTTTACGAGGACCTGGAATCGTACGATCCCGCGCATGCTTGTCTGA
- the gabT gene encoding 4-aminobutyrate--2-oxoglutarate transaminase has protein sequence MVSNVSLDQRRKEAIPVGVSCSFPIYADRARNAELWDVEGRRYIDFVGGMGALAVGHSHPDIIGAVQAQLDRFSHTFFGTAPYESYIALAERLNECCKVGGQAKTLLVTTGAEAVENAVKIARAYTKRRGIVVFGGGFHGRTLLTMAMTGKVNPYKQSFGPFPGDIYRAPFPEPFRGISAEQCLAALETLFETEIEAAAVAAFVIEPLQGEGGFIPAPAEFMKGIRRLCDSHGIVLVADEVQSGFGRTGRLFAVEHFGIEPDLIAMGKSLGAGLPIAAVVGKSEVMDSVGVGGLGGTYAGNPLACAAALAVLDVLEKENLLVRAQEIGARFEHGFHRMQKKRNHSVIGDVRGLGAMIGVELVEDNAARTPARSLTAKVIKEAASRGLLLASAGRHFNVIRLLVPLTTPDDLIDEALEIIDQSIGFIVDDDLGSRNSAFAQDG, from the coding sequence ATGGTATCAAATGTTTCTCTGGACCAGCGCCGGAAGGAAGCTATCCCGGTAGGAGTCTCTTGTTCTTTTCCGATTTACGCGGATCGCGCACGGAATGCTGAGCTATGGGACGTGGAAGGACGGCGTTACATTGATTTTGTGGGCGGAATGGGTGCCTTGGCGGTGGGGCACTCTCACCCGGACATTATCGGTGCCGTTCAGGCCCAGCTCGATAGATTCAGCCACACATTCTTCGGCACCGCTCCTTATGAAAGTTACATCGCCCTGGCCGAGCGCCTGAACGAGTGCTGCAAGGTCGGAGGGCAAGCCAAGACGCTCCTCGTTACCACTGGAGCCGAGGCGGTCGAGAACGCTGTCAAAATCGCCCGCGCGTACACCAAGCGCCGGGGTATCGTTGTCTTCGGGGGCGGCTTTCACGGTCGCACGCTGCTCACGATGGCCATGACGGGAAAGGTGAACCCTTATAAGCAGTCATTCGGACCCTTCCCTGGAGATATCTATCGCGCGCCGTTTCCCGAGCCGTTCCGGGGAATCAGTGCCGAGCAGTGCCTTGCAGCGTTGGAAACCCTCTTTGAAACCGAAATAGAGGCGGCGGCCGTGGCGGCGTTCGTGATTGAGCCGCTTCAGGGTGAAGGTGGTTTCATCCCGGCTCCTGCCGAGTTCATGAAAGGCATCCGGAGACTTTGCGATAGCCACGGAATCGTCCTCGTCGCTGACGAAGTCCAGTCCGGCTTCGGACGAACCGGCCGTCTCTTTGCGGTGGAACACTTCGGCATCGAGCCTGACCTTATTGCCATGGGCAAGAGCTTGGGAGCAGGCCTTCCGATTGCCGCCGTCGTCGGCAAGTCGGAAGTAATGGATTCCGTCGGCGTCGGTGGGTTGGGCGGTACATATGCCGGAAACCCGCTCGCCTGCGCCGCGGCACTTGCCGTGCTTGATGTACTCGAAAAAGAAAACCTCCTTGTTCGCGCCCAGGAGATCGGTGCTCGTTTTGAACACGGCTTCCACCGTATGCAGAAGAAGAGAAATCACTCTGTGATCGGCGACGTTCGGGGCCTTGGCGCGATGATCGGCGTTGAATTGGTCGAAGACAACGCCGCGCGTACACCCGCTCGCTCGTTGACCGCCAAAGTGATCAAGGAAGCGGCAAGTCGCGGATTGCTTCTTGCGTCGGCAGGCCGTCACTTCAACGTTATCCGGCTCTTGGTTCCCTTGACCACGCCGGACGATCTCATCGACGAAGCCTTGGAGATCATCGATCAATCGATTGGCTTCATCGTTGACGACGATCTTGGTTCCAGGAACTCGGCGTTCGCTCAAGACGGATGA
- a CDS encoding ISNCY family transposase: protein MKVLSVSEREISRIDTLGRVLEGRLTIVRAADILSLSRRQVHRLLATLQRDGPSGLVSKKRGRTSNRAHSTAFRQHALALVREHYSDFGPTLAAEKLLELHSMRIGRETLRLWMKDAGLWLTRRDRGPRIQQPRYRRDCYGELVQIDGSTHHWFEDRGSKCTLLVFIDDATSQLQHLQFAASESAFDYMRATRAYVDQHGKPVAFYSDKHGIFRVYKPSRKAEQPPMTQFGRALAELNIDIICANSSQAKGRVERAHKTLQDRLVKELRLQGICDIGSANAWLPTFVADYNSRFAKLPRSDHNMHRPLAQYEDADAALCIKEKRTVSYQLTLQYDRMHIHLDETEKSRSLQRKEVMVHDYPDGRLEVVHDGDALPFTVFDKVRRVEQGAIVDNKRLGEALAYIAELQKERPSLRAKSAPRRRGQANSAFG from the coding sequence ATGAAGGTTTTGAGTGTGAGCGAACGAGAGATTTCACGGATTGATACGCTTGGTCGGGTTCTGGAAGGACGCCTGACGATTGTACGTGCAGCAGATATTCTGAGCCTGTCGCGACGTCAGGTTCACCGTTTGCTGGCGACACTACAACGTGATGGACCGTCCGGGCTGGTTTCGAAGAAGCGTGGCCGCACCAGCAATCGCGCTCATTCAACGGCATTCCGTCAGCATGCGCTTGCTCTTGTGCGTGAGCATTATAGCGATTTCGGTCCAACACTGGCTGCGGAGAAACTCCTCGAACTGCACAGCATGCGCATTGGCCGCGAGACATTGCGGTTGTGGATGAAAGATGCTGGCCTGTGGCTTACGCGGCGGGATCGCGGGCCGCGCATTCAGCAGCCACGGTATCGTCGTGATTGCTATGGCGAGCTGGTCCAGATCGACGGTTCCACGCACCATTGGTTTGAGGATCGTGGCAGCAAATGCACGTTGCTGGTGTTTATCGACGATGCGACGAGCCAGCTTCAACACCTGCAATTTGCCGCATCGGAAAGCGCTTTCGATTATATGCGCGCCACGCGGGCCTATGTCGATCAGCACGGCAAGCCAGTCGCATTTTATTCAGACAAGCACGGGATTTTCCGTGTCTACAAGCCTTCAAGGAAGGCTGAACAGCCCCCGATGACGCAATTCGGCCGGGCTCTCGCCGAGCTGAACATCGATATCATCTGCGCCAATTCGAGCCAGGCCAAGGGCCGGGTCGAACGTGCACACAAAACCCTGCAGGACAGGCTTGTGAAGGAACTACGACTACAAGGCATCTGCGACATCGGATCCGCGAATGCCTGGCTTCCGACCTTCGTGGCGGATTACAACAGCCGCTTCGCCAAACTGCCGCGCTCCGATCACAACATGCATCGGCCCCTCGCCCAATACGAAGATGCCGATGCGGCGCTGTGTATCAAGGAGAAGCGGACCGTCTCGTATCAGCTCACGCTGCAATATGACCGCATGCACATTCATCTCGATGAGACGGAGAAAAGCCGCTCGCTGCAGCGCAAGGAGGTCATGGTGCATGACTATCCTGATGGTCGGCTTGAGGTCGTGCATGATGGCGACGCGTTGCCGTTCACGGTATTCGACAAGGTGCGTCGGGTGGAACAAGGAGCGATCGTGGATAATAAGCGGTTGGGAGAAGCCCTCGCCTACATTGCCGAATTGCAAAAGGAACGGCCCTCGTTGCGTGCAAAAAGTGCACCACGGCGGCGAGGACAGGCCAACTCTGCCTTTGGTTGA
- a CDS encoding serine hydrolase, with translation MTISRRNLVKGRIAAGTASIVLAASKTAASGASEVTVRSHGALGHRYENIFEKLVGYTKEEIAEFGLPGKTFCLVDAVHPSHLFQIGSISKSFTGLCVHRLADEGKVALTAIMRKLAIIANALLGEGRKWSENRTHPAT, from the coding sequence ATGACGATCTCCCGACGCAACCTCGTTAAGGGGCGCATAGCCGCCGGAACCGCCTCAATCGTTCTGGCAGCAAGTAAAACTGCCGCAAGCGGCGCCAGCGAGGTAACTGTTCGCTCGCATGGAGCTTTGGGGCATCGATACGAGAACATTTTCGAGAAGCTTGTCGGGTATACGAAGGAAGAGATTGCCGAATTCGGGCTGCCCGGCAAGACGTTCTGCCTGGTCGACGCGGTCCATCCGTCTCACCTCTTTCAGATCGGCTCGATCAGCAAATCTTTTACCGGGTTGTGCGTTCATCGGCTTGCCGACGAGGGAAAGGTTGCCCTAACAGCCATCATGCGCAAGCTTGCAATCATCGCCAATGCGCTTTTGGGCGAGGGGAGAAAATGGTCCGAAAATAGGACCCACCCGGCTACATGA